The segment TAGTGCCGACGGTGGCGGCGGGCTCGCCGGCCGCCCGGTAAGGATGGGCCACGCTCTCGGGGCTGCTGCCGACCCCATGCTGGCCGTGGAAGCCTGCGCTGAGCCTGCCCATCGCCGAGAGTGCCGCGAGCTGCTCGCCCTGAGACAGTCGGTCGAAGCCCTCCAGACGCTGGCTCAGTTCACTCTTCGTGAACGTCGTCGGACCGTCGGATCCCTGGTTGGGACCGTTCGTCGCGCCGACAGCGTCCTGCATGACGCCGGCCAGACTGCCGTCGGCCGCCCAGTCGTTGAGTCGCTGGTGAACCCTGTCCAGATCGACCCGGTGCACGTCGTGCGACTCGCGAAGCGCCGCCTGCGAGGGGTCGGGCTCGATCCCGTACTGCTCGGAGTCGGGGTCCTCCGGGTCGGATACGCGGCTCGGCTCGTCGTCGTCCTCGTGGTCGTCCGCGTCCGCCATGTCGTGGTCATGGTCATGGTCGGCACCTGTCTCATCGACGTCCATTGCGTCCGGATCCGGGCTGTGCCCCGGCTCTGCGGCGGGACGGCGCTCGGTGGTCTGCGGGCGGCTGTCGGCGGGGCGGTTGGAGCCTGCGTCGGAGGTGGGCGCGGAGGGGGTGACGGGGCGGCGGTTCGGGTCGAGGGGGATGGCGAAGACGCCGTTGTCGCCGTTGTGGAGGGGAGTGTTGGAGCGCTGGCCGGTCTGGGCGTCGATGTAGGTGATGTCGCCGTTGTGGTTGACGGCGTTCCAGGCGTGGGCGCGGCCGTTGGCGTCCGAGGTGATGATGACGGCCTGCGAGCCGTGGCCGGAGTCCCGGAGGGTCGATTCCAGGTTGGTGAAGGCGTCCTTGCCGTTGCCCATGTCGGAGAACTTCGCGCCGAGGGTGTCCTCGATACGGTCCCGGCCGCCGGTCTCGCCCCGGTCGGAGGGGTTGCCGTCGGCGTCGGTGTCCGGGGTGCGCGAGGCCGCGGCGGTCGGGTTGCCGGAGTATGTGTCGACGGTGGACAGGGCGGTGTCGACGCAGTTGTTGTTGCGGCCAGGCTCGCTGGGGTCGGTGCCGTTGATGTTCTGCGTCCACGACCCGTCGTTGGGGTCGGGATGACGGACCGGGTCACCGTTGTCGTCCCGGAGGACGCTGGCTTCCAGGTTGTTCTGGTCGTCGGGACGCGGGCCTTCGACGCCGCCGGGCTGGTCGTACGGCCGGGAGTCCGAGGCGGGGCGCGGGGGTCCCTGCGGGGTGCCGCCCGGCTGGTTGTGCTGGGAGCCGCCGCCTGTGTTCTGCGCCGGGATGCCGGCGTGGAGGTGGACGGGGGGCGGGACCGTTTGCTGGTTCTGAGGGTTCTGCGGGGTCTGAGGGTTCTGCGCGTTGGGCTGGCTCTGCGCGTTCGGCGGGGTCGGCGGGGTCGATGGCGACTGCTGGGCCGGGGTCTGCGTGGACGGGGTCTGAGCCGACGGGGTCTGCGGGGTCGCCGGGGTGGGCGTCGTGCCGGGCGTGGGCGGTGCGCTCGGCGGGGTGTTTCGGCCCGGGGTACTCGTACTAGTACTCGCGCCCGAGTTGGAGGGGGTGCCGTTGCTGGGGGTGGGGGTGGTGCTGGGCGTCGAGGCTGCGGCGGGGGTCGCCGCCGGGGAGCTGCTCGGGCTCGGGCTCGTGTTCGTGCTGGGGGTCGGCGTCGGCGTCGTGACCGGCGTCGTGGCCCGGTTCGGCGTGCTCGACGTGCTCGGCGTCGTGCTCCCGCTCGGGTTCGTGCCGGTGACCGGGGTGCTCGCCGGGGTGGGGGTACGCGTCGGGGTGGAGGACGACGACGGAGAAGGTGTGCTCGGGTTCGCATTCGGGCTCGTGCCCGGGGTGGAAGTCGGCGTGCTGTGCGGCGTCGTGCTCCCGGTGGGCGTGCCGGTGCCGGTCGTCGGGTTCGGGCTGGTGGTCGTGGCCGCGCTCGTGGTCGTGGTCGGCGTCGCGGCCGGGGAGGTGTCCCGGTGCGGCGTACTCGTGCTCGTACTCGGACCTGCGCTCGGCCCCGCACTCGGGCTTGTGCCGGGGGTCGTCGTCGGCGTCGCGCTCGGAATCGTGCTCCGGCTCGGCGTGCCCGTGCCCGTACCGGTGTTGGGACCGGTGACCGGGGTGCTCGCCGGGGCGGAGGTCCGGGGCGGCGTCGAGGGCGACGACGACGGGGAGGGGGTGCCGGCGGCCGAGACGTTCGGGGCGCTGAGCGGGGAGCCCCCGGCGGGGGTGGCCGTCGGCGTGCTCGGGCCGGCGGTGGCGGGGCGGGAGGAGGGCGCGGGGCCTGCGCTGTCCAGGTTGGGGCCCGACGGCATACCGGAGGCGGGCGACGCGGCTGCGTGGGTGCCGGGGTCCGGGCTCTGGTGGCTGGGGGTGTAGGTCTGGCTGAGGTCGGGCCCGGTGAAGCTGTCGGAGACCGTACGCACGGAGGAGGAGTCGGACGACCCCGTGGCGTGTGAAGCCGGTGTGTACGTGGTCGGGTTGGGCCCGGAGAACGAGTCGGAGGAGGACGTGTGCTGGATCGGGGACGACGCCACGCCGCCGCCGGTGCTCGGCGTCGGCGACGTTGCCGCCGGCGGATCGAACGGGCTGGGGGTGTAGCTGTCGGGGGTGCTCGCGACCGCGGGCGACGGTGTCGGTGTCGACGTCGGTGTCGGAGAGCTGTCCGGGGAGTTCGAGGCCGCGGGTGTGTTGGTGGGCGTCGAGTCCGGGGAGCCGTTGTTGCCCGGGGTCGAGTCCGGCGACCTGTTGGTGTTGGTGTTGGTGTCGCTGTTGTTCGGGCTCGAACTCGTATCCGTATTCGAGTCCGAGTTCGAGTTCGGGCTCGCATTGCCGTTCGCATTCGGGCTCGAACTGCTCGACGACGAGGAGTCCGACCCGTCGGCGCTGCGGCCGTCCGCGCTGCCGCTGTCGCCGTCATCGCTGTCGCCGTCCGACCCGTGCCCGTCCGAGCCGTGGCCGGCCGCGTTGTGCACATGGCGCCCGGCCCGCTCCCCCAGGCCGTCCCGGAGTCCCTCGGCGATGGTCTGCGGGGTGTTCTTGATCTGCTCCACGGCCGCGTCGGCGCCGGTCTTGATCGTCTGGCCGACGTCGATGCTCTTCTGGGCGCCGAAGTTGACGTTGAGGGACTGGGTGATCAGGTCCGTGATCATCGCTTCGAGGGCGGAGATCGCGGGCTCCTTCATCGCCTCGACGACCGCCTCGATCAGGGCTTCCTTGAGCTCCTTGAGGATCCGGCGCACGATCAGCCGCGTCGCCTGCGTCATCCCGGCGACCGCGAGTTCGGACAGGCCGAAGGTGAAGGGCGCGGCCGCCTGTGCCGCGATGATCTCCGCGGCCAGAATCGCCAGCTGCACGATCACCGCGGCCTTGCCCGCGATCACGATTGCTGCCGCCGCGTCCAGCACACCGGCGACGACCAGGGCCACCGTCTGGGCGTCGTCGAGATAACCGGAGCCGTTCCCGGAGAACTTGTCCCAGGTGCCCTTGAAGCCGTCGATCGAGTCGCCGTAGTTCTCGGAGATCACGTTGCCGGCCGAGGAGACGCCCGCGTACTGGAGCTGCTGCACATCCTGGGCGAACTGCCGCCAGTGCTCGGCGGACTCGATGAGCTTGTCCTCGTCCGCTGTCGGCCAGTCCATGCCGAGCATCTCGTTGAGGACCCACTCAAGCCAGTCCGGCAGCATGATGGACATGCGGTAACTCCCCCGTGGGTGTGCTGTGTTGTCGGGCTACGAGCGATGGAATGCGGAGTCAGGCGGCGGTGGTCGGCGGCGCGAGCCGTTTGATCAGAGCGCCCTGGACCTGTTCGTTCGCCTGCTCCTGCTCCATGAGCGCGTTGTTGAACGTCTCGTTGGAGTCATGGTTCTTGCCCATGGCCTGCAGGGCGTCACCGATGTCGCCGAGCTTGGTCGAAAGATAGTCCATCGACTGGTACATGCCGTCTCGCACGCCGGTATAGACCACGCCGAACTTCTCGCCGATGTCGTCATCGCCCCACGGCGGCGTGCCGGTCCCCTCCAGGCGGGTGAGGTTGTCCTGGAGACGGGTCAGCGCCTCACCGAAGGACTGGCCGATGGTCTTGAAGTTGGAGCCCTCCGAATCGAGGACGTCGGTTGCGGTTTTTAGCCCGTCCTGTCCCACAACTTCCCCTGTTCTCAAGCTGATTACGGTCGGCGCCGCAGCACCGGCAGTTTACTGGCGGCTGCCGGCGCATCCTGGTGGCGCACATGTCACAGGTTTGTTCTAGATCTGAAAGCCAGAACCGGAACCAGCGCTGGGCCCTGTCCGGGCGATCAGGGTCGGATAGGCCGCGGCGTCGCAGTGACATCAGCGTCACTGTGGCGTCGCGGACCCGGCCATGATCGCCCGGACAGGGCCTAGATACGGCCGCGCCGCGAACGCGGGCGCGGGGTGTCGGGCTGCGGCTGGCTGGGAGCGTCACGCTCGGCCTGCTCGCGGGCCTCGGCCTCCTCCTGCTCGCGACGGTAGCGCTCGGCG is part of the Streptomyces sp. NBC_01262 genome and harbors:
- a CDS encoding toxin glutamine deamidase domain-containing protein, with product MSIMLPDWLEWVLNEMLGMDWPTADEDKLIESAEHWRQFAQDVQQLQYAGVSSAGNVISENYGDSIDGFKGTWDKFSGNGSGYLDDAQTVALVVAGVLDAAAAIVIAGKAAVIVQLAILAAEIIAAQAAAPFTFGLSELAVAGMTQATRLIVRRILKELKEALIEAVVEAMKEPAISALEAMITDLITQSLNVNFGAQKSIDVGQTIKTGADAAVEQIKNTPQTIAEGLRDGLGERAGRHVHNAAGHGSDGHGSDGDSDDGDSGSADGRSADGSDSSSSSSSSPNANGNASPNSNSDSNTDTSSSPNNSDTNTNTNRSPDSTPGNNGSPDSTPTNTPAASNSPDSSPTPTSTPTPSPAVASTPDSYTPSPFDPPAATSPTPSTGGGVASSPIQHTSSSDSFSGPNPTTYTPASHATGSSDSSSVRTVSDSFTGPDLSQTYTPSHQSPDPGTHAAASPASGMPSGPNLDSAGPAPSSRPATAGPSTPTATPAGGSPLSAPNVSAAGTPSPSSSPSTPPRTSAPASTPVTGPNTGTGTGTPSRSTIPSATPTTTPGTSPSAGPSAGPSTSTSTPHRDTSPAATPTTTTSAATTTSPNPTTGTGTPTGSTTPHSTPTSTPGTSPNANPSTPSPSSSSTPTRTPTPASTPVTGTNPSGSTTPSTSSTPNRATTPVTTPTPTPSTNTSPSPSSSPAATPAAASTPSTTPTPSNGTPSNSGASTSTSTPGRNTPPSAPPTPGTTPTPATPQTPSAQTPSTQTPAQQSPSTPPTPPNAQSQPNAQNPQTPQNPQNQQTVPPPVHLHAGIPAQNTGGGSQHNQPGGTPQGPPRPASDSRPYDQPGGVEGPRPDDQNNLEASVLRDDNGDPVRHPDPNDGSWTQNINGTDPSEPGRNNNCVDTALSTVDTYSGNPTAAASRTPDTDADGNPSDRGETGGRDRIEDTLGAKFSDMGNGKDAFTNLESTLRDSGHGSQAVIITSDANGRAHAWNAVNHNGDITYIDAQTGQRSNTPLHNGDNGVFAIPLDPNRRPVTPSAPTSDAGSNRPADSRPQTTERRPAAEPGHSPDPDAMDVDETGADHDHDHDMADADDHEDDDEPSRVSDPEDPDSEQYGIEPDPSQAALRESHDVHRVDLDRVHQRLNDWAADGSLAGVMQDAVGATNGPNQGSDGPTTFTKSELSQRLEGFDRLSQGEQLAALSAMGRLSAGFHGQHGVGSSPESVAHPYRAAGEPAATVGTTDSAAKNADGSLGAKAHKKTGDNYLTGYKSDVINNSEHIWEHGPDFTERNYAVIEMTGPDGETHYVVDSSVPPGEKNVSGRHSEKHLLDWVDRVNEGKSANQQYKPTGLYTEREPCGQGAGHAKCSDQLSQRLGADVPVYYSTTYRTDPADVEAGKVLDAEKRDHIKAIKTLPIAEVREQVQQRFEDRYGADSGRAQKMATSLVGMSDDQAREALKKAIDSDYKKIKEGARSDNVMAMGKEMEDHLSALESTWKKMGGQLV